AACAGAACCGACGCGGCGATTCCGTTGAGGAGAATCGACAAGAAGACAGACAGATGGGTACCTCGAAGCGTGTATCAGAGATAAACGTTGCATGATCGTGTCAAGCTTGAAACGGACTTCTATGTGAAGTTGTCCGACTTCGGAGCTGGTAAGTGCATCAATCACTGGTACAGGTCAAGACTGCCCTTTTTTCCCCAGCTTTCTTCATGTCTAATCCACCAGAATCTACGGTAACACCGAAGGGCCTCCGTAGTCCCGAAGTTATTCTCAAGCGACCATTCGGTAGTAGCATTGACATCTGGTCATTCGGGTGCCTGATGTACGAATTCCTCACAAGCGAGCCGCTGCTCACAGTAATGACATGCGGCTACGATCAAGAGCACCGAGACAAGGCTGACGACGACCATCTCATCCAGCTCAACGGCAAGATTCGTCCGCTGCCTGAATCTATCATGCGTAGTTGGTCGCGGGCAGATCGATGGTACGACTTGGACCACAAGCAATTCTGCGACTTTGAGCCCTACAAGTCTCTTGAGCAACGTTTTGCAAAGAACAAGCATCCTGATATTGACGATGAGGAAGCGGCTACCATCTGTCAACTCATCCGCGTTATCCTGGTGTACGATCCAGCAGAGCTGCTCAAGCAACCTTGGTTCTTTGAATGAGTTTACGAACACCTATGCGTCGGTTTACGCGATGAGAGGGATGCAAAGGTTACGGTGGTTGTGTGCCGAGGCGTTTGGAACGACACGAAAGACACCCCAGATATGCAGTGGCGTTCAGCATTCAGGTATCGGTAATAGACAGAGGCATCGAATGTAACCGGAAGAGCTTCGCTTATGTCTTCCATTCTTCTCGCACTCAGTTCTCATCACCCCACTAAACCCTCAAACAGCTCGTCTCTCCTCCGTCTCACTTCATCACACCTAACCTCCAGTCTCCCCACTTCTTTCCTCGCAGCCCCCAGGTCCGCCGGCAGCCCACCAAACTCCTCAACCTCGCCTTCCAACGCCTCGACCCTGTCCCTCAGCTCCTCCAGCGCTCGCTGTTGCTCCAGCATGTCTGTTATCGCCTCGGCAGACGCTATATGCTTGCTTCCGGGCGTCATGGCGCGCGCGTGTGACAACTGAAGAGAAGCCAGCTGCGACTCTGCTTCTCGGATCTTGGAGCGGAGGTGCTTGGTCTGCCGGGTCTGCTCGATGGTTTGGCGCTGCAGGGAGGAGGGAGCGGAGAAGGACGGGTTTGTTTGTAGCTCGTTCAGTTGGGCGCGGAGGAGTGTGTGTTGCTTTGCGAGGTATTGTTGAAGGGTCTGGATGTGGGTGAGTTGGTTGGAGAGGTTCTGCGTTGCGGTGGTGTGGGAGATCAGGGCGTGGGCGAGAGTTTGGGGGTCTGGCGTCGGTGTCGAGAGGGCGATGGTGGTGGATGCGAGCGCGGTGAGGGCCACTGCCCCCTCTGGCGTGAGGTGTGCGCGGACGGTGGAGAGGATATGCGCGTCAGAGGGGTTGGTGGCGACCTACCTGGTGAGTGGCTTTGTCGTGTGGTGCGAGTGGTAAAGAGAGCTCATACCTCGTCCATCTCCTTCAGCGCTTCTCTTTCTACACGCTCTATTATTGCACGCTCTTCGTCTGCCCTTTCATTCGCCATGGACAACTCGCGCAGTACCTTCAGCGTCTCTTCGTTGCGCTCAAATGTCGGCACTGTGCGCCCAGCATATTTGTACGACAGCCATGAGTCTATGTGCGCCCAATCCTGTGCTCTTGCACGCTGTTGCCGGGCTTTTGAGGGCGAGAACAGATCAGACGGTGTAAGGTTGTCCATCGTCGCAGTGGTGTCACGTCACGTCACTGGTGTTTGTTGACGAGCTCAATGCGGAGACGGCTGGACCTGGCTTATCGATAAGCTTAAATTTTGGCCATGTCGCAACTGCCGACCTCGGAGCTAGTGGGTGATGGGGTAAGTTATTCTGGAGCACCAAGTGTCACTGCCGTCGTACCAGTCTTGCCTCCGCCATTACTCATACGAGGCGTTTCTCCCTTACATTGTACCATATCTTGCACACAAGACAGACGTTTGTTTGTAGTATGGCGCCCATGATGATTGAAAACGAGAATGATGTTGAGGTTGGAGAGAGTCTTCCTCCTATGACTGAGCACGTGAGTCAATGCCTCGCATCTCCTACGATTGAGCGCGTACTGAATACGGCAGGCTGTCAGTGTCTCATTACCGACATGGAGAGCCAATATTGGCTACGAAGAAGGTGAAGAGTGGGTCGTCAGTAAGATGAAGACCGGATATCCTAGGTAAGAGGTGGCGAGGACAAAGATCGAACCTTCGTTGACAGTCGTAGGTTCTTCATACATAAAACCATTCAGGCCTTCGCAGCAGACATTGTAGAGAAGTatggaagagaaggagaggggGCAATGCTCTTCCCCACACATTGTACCGCATCAAGATGTCGAGACTTCATCCTCCAGACCGCAGTCGACCAGGACACTTCGCAAGTCCGGATTGTTGACCTTGTTCCCGCAGCGGAGAAAGCACGCGCTGAAGAGATGAACGTCATTTCACCGAAGATATCTGCTGTACTCTACCCACTGGATCTTTTCAAGGTCGCAAAACAGTTCTGGCAGCACTCGGGAGACGGCGTATCGAGTAGAAGAGCAGAGTACTGTCACCATCTGTTTGAGAAGGGCGTTCTCCTCGACGCAGCCAAGCTCAACGAGCCCACCCGCTTCTGCAAAGGACCTCGACGATACCAGAACAAGAAATCCATCGACCTCGACGCTCCCGCTGTCCAACAAGACGCCGAGACCGTGACCCAGTTCGTCGAGCAGAGATTCGGCCGCAACCTCGATCTATCCCTGACCAAGAACGCCAAACTCGCTGTCCGCCGCCGCATCGCCGGATCCCTTACCGCGGACGTTGCGCTCACGGAAGCACTATCTCTCGACATGGACTCGGAGCGCACTCGACAAGTCGCCGATTTCTCCGAAGACGAcgtctacctctaccccacGGGCATGAGTTCCATTTTCAACACGCACAGGAATCTGCTCGCCGCCAAGGGACAGCACAAGGCTATTGTTTACGGATTCCCCTATATCGACACGCTCAAGATCACCGAAAAATTTGGGCCTGGTTCGCTGTTCTACGGCCATGGCTCGAGTGAGGAGTTGAATGATTTGGAGAAGCGGTTGGAAAGCGGCGAGAAGTACCTCGCTCTGTTCACAGAGTTCCCGGGTAACCCGCTGCTCAGAAGTCCGGATTTGGAGCGCATACGGAAGCTGGCGGACAAGTACGACTTTTGCGTCGTGGTTGACGAGACGATTGGAAACTTCATCAACGTGAACGTGCTACCATACGCAGATGTGGTGGTCAGCAGTCTGACCAAGGTCTTTAGTGGCGACAGTAACGTCATGGGCGGAGGGTGCGTATACCCACCTCTTGTGTATGCGGACGGTGCAAGCTGACAAGTCTAGTCTCGTGCTCAACCCCAAAGCGAAAAACTACAAGCTGCTCAAGCAGCGATGGACAGAGGACTATGAGGACAACCACTGGGCCGAAGACTCCATCTTCCTGGAACGCAACAGCCGCGACTTTGTGTCGAGGATCGACCGCATCGGCACAAACGCCGAAGCTATCTGCGACGTGCTGAGCGCGCATCCACGCGTGAAGCAAGTCAACTACCCCAAGACCTCACCGACGCGTCCCTTTTACGACAAATGCCGCAATCCAAAGGGCGGCTACGGCGGTCTGCTCTCCGCAACCTTCTACACAAAAGCCGATGCCATTGCCTTCTTCGACAATCTCGACACCGTCAAGGGACCGAGTCTGGGCACCAACTTCACGCTGAGTAGCCCGTACGTCATTCTGGCACACTATGGCGAGTTGGACTGGGTAAGTCAATCTCGATGAAATTCGAGCGAGTGGCCGTGCTAACGATGGATAGTGTGCGAAATGGGGTGTCGAGGCTGATCTGATCCGCTTCAGCGTTGGGCTGGAAGAGACGAGTAAGTTGGTCGATACGTTCAAGAGGGCGCTGGACGCTATGGCGACGGCGTCGCAGGAGACTTAGCACGACGCCAGAGTAAGGAATAAAGACATGCCTGACAGCATTCACCATGATCATGTTTGCCTACGTTGTATTTTCGCAAGAGCGGCTCACAGAATTAGCGCGGTGTCGAATCTATTCGATATTCG
The Ascochyta rabiei chromosome 17, complete sequence DNA segment above includes these coding regions:
- a CDS encoding Cystathionine gamma-synthase: MAPMMIENENDVEVGESLPPMTEHAVSVSLPTWRANIGYEEGEEWVVSKMKTGYPRFFIHKTIQAFAADIVEKYGREGEGAMLFPTHCTASRCRDFILQTAVDQDTSQVRIVDLVPAAEKARAEEMNVISPKISAVLYPLDLFKVAKQFWQHSGDGVSSRRAEYCHHLFEKGVLLDAAKLNEPTRFCKGPRRYQNKKSIDLDAPAVQQDAETVTQFVEQRFGRNLDLSLTKNAKLAVRRRIAGSLTADVALTEALSLDMDSERTRQVADFSEDDVYLYPTGMSSIFNTHRNLLAAKGQHKAIVYGFPYIDTLKITEKFGPGSLFYGHGSSEELNDLEKRLESGEKYLALFTEFPGNPLLRSPDLERIRKLADKYDFCVVVDETIGNFINVNVLPYADVVVSSLTKVFSGDSNVMGGGLVLNPKAKNYKLLKQRWTEDYEDNHWAEDSIFLERNSRDFVSRIDRIGTNAEAICDVLSAHPRVKQVNYPKTSPTRPFYDKCRNPKGGYGGLLSATFYTKADAIAFFDNLDTVKGPSLGTNFTLSSPYVILAHYGELDWCAKWGVEADLIRFSVGLEETSKLVDTFKRALDAMATASQET